Genomic window (Arachis hypogaea cultivar Tifrunner chromosome 13, arahy.Tifrunner.gnm2.J5K5, whole genome shotgun sequence):
AAATCCTATCAAAACAAACAAGTTAAGTTTTACTCCAAAAGTTGTTATCTATATGCCTATCTTTCATAAATGGATACCCAGATAATTACCAATACATATAAATATCACTGTTAAATTTTAGTTGATAAATTGATAGAAGGACATCATGTATCCACCATTTGGTATCTGAAGAACCAAATtgatacttttcttttcttttttttttttttttttttctttaggacTAAATAGTCCGAAGTCAAAATCTTTGGGACCTAATTGTCCCTTTAttcttatttgaaaataataaaataaaagtaaaaatagaaatGCAGTTCCAATTTTCAACACCGAAATTACAAGAGAGAGAGGCATACTCCGAGCAGCTATCAAGCAATCTCTGAATGTCATCGCCGCCGCCGCCGCTGCCATTGGAATCCCCCAACTTAGCCTCCTCGAGCTTCTCAATCTCCTTAACCCACAGCCCAGCGTGCACCCTTTGCTTCCTCAACCGGTAATCCTTCTTCATATTCTCCACGCTATAAACGGCACCATTTTgcaccttctctttctccttcgaTCCCTTCTTTCTCCTAACCTCCCAATTCTCGTTCATCTCCTCCACGAACGCCTTCGTCTCCGCGTCAGCATGAGCTTCGGTTTCCGCCACCGCAACGCCGGCAGAAATGGCGGTGGAGGAAGACTCCGGCAAGGACGTGGAGGGGGAACCAAAGTTAACGTCGGTCTCCCATGGCGCCCGAGACTTGGGCGTGAGATCCTCCGGAAGCCACGCTGACTCCCACGCCTCGTTCCATTCATCTTCGCCGTTGCCGGAATTGCGCCCCGACGACCAGAACCTCGTCGCGGGAACTTGGTCGGAAATTTTGAGATAGGGTTTGGCGGCAACGGTGAACGACGGTGCCTTTAATTGCTTGGGTTTTGATAGTGAGATAGAGGTTGCGATTCTTCGAAACgcttgcattttttgtttgtaagAATTAGGAAGCTAAGTAGCGAAGTAGGCAAGTAGCTAAGCGCTACTCAGACCCGGAAGTAGACATTGGATTCGGAGTGTAACTGTGTAAGAGGGTAGAACATAGGGTAATATCGGCTATTCGTCATTGGGCTTTATACGTTCGGCCCATATGAAAAAGTAGGCCCAATTCTAAAGGGTTCCCAAAAAATTGAAACGCTACCATGACTCGGGGGAAAGAGAGTTTTTATCtgggtgaaaactcaggtgcagtcgacttcacgtgaagttgatacctgagagccgttagatgatttgactgatttaactaaatttttatccaacgtctctcagatatcaacttcacgtgaagtcgccttcacctgagttttcaccttttaTCTGTCTTTTGTCTCTATCATTTGAATTTAATGTTAAGTTGTAATATTATAGAAACTAACATTATATTTAGGAAATATTTGtaaggataaaaaaataaataataagttaaaaggacacaaaattatttatttctaaaaataatacaGAAGACACATTAAAAGGtaataagaataagaatgaaaaaaactataaaataagTGTAGGAAGCTAGGATCTTATGATATGGTAATTGTGAAGTTCATAACAATATACTCTAAAATCTCAGCTTTCCTAAAGTCTAATAAGGCTTGAAATATTCTTTTTGACTTATTTAAATACATGAAAAGTGTGTGTGTTTCAGTGATCAAGAAGCTTACAGAAAGATCCCccaaatgtatatatatatgctgTCACAGTATTTACACCTTACAAGTAATGTTAGTTTATATCAGGAAAAAACACCATCTATCTAGCCATTGGTGAATGAATTAATATCTTTTGTGTCTTTTGAAACAATTGATCAATGTAGTTGGCACCAACTGCTTAACACCGTTGCAAAGCCTCCTAACTAATTTTTGAAGAGTCTTATAGAGTGGGAATTGCATCCATGCAAATATAGCCACAGGAAGGAATCCAGCACAATAGAACAAAATAGAAGTCCATTCCTTGTTATCCAACCGAATCGTCAGCAAAACGGTTGCGCTGAATGCCAGCATTGTGCACACCAATGAGAAGAACAGCAATGCAAATCCCAGGCTGAGCTTTCTTGGGAGGGACTTGTAGAAATCCCATAGCTCGAACGGCGATGTCAGGATTGAAAGGAACATCACCACTGAGGCAAGTGAGCTCACAAGGGCCACAACATCAGTGAtagtgaagaagaggaagactcgTGAGCCGAAGAACACTGGCGTGCCGTTTTGGCTCCCACCTGGGATTGTATAGGCTGCGGCAAAGACAACTGTGGCAACGAGAACTGCTACGGTGGAGCATGATTGAGCTGTCTCCTTTATCCAGGACTTTGCCTCTTTGTGCATATCCTGATGCTCCATTTCCAAAACATCTTTTGCAGTTAGGCCGTCTTTGTCACAATGCATTAAGTAGTGAGGAGGAACAATCCTTCTCACTCTCTGTACCAATAACGGTGAAGTAATGATCAGTTTATTAATGATTTGTTATGAACCAGTTAATTTTAATCAATTTGAATATAGGACAAAAGCAAATCACAATTCAGACATAGATAGATGTAAGAAAGGGTCATAGAGCTGCTTACTTCGTACCAACGCAACTCGTCTTGCAGTTGGAACGCCACACCAGGGAGCCGTTGCTCTTTGTAAAACTCCATTCTAGCAACTTGGTGCAAGAGAGTGCGACCTTCCCCGGTTATCCTGTGTATCAATGATTTGAATGCAGAATTTCTCTTTATCAGATTGAAGATTTTAAGCTGCCGGTGCTTCACAGCCATGTGTAGAACATTGTGTTCATCCTGGCTAACATGACTAATAGCCTCAGGATTCATGTCAATGATTTTTTCAACAATTTCTACGATTCCCGAACCGGCTGCCATGAGAAGAGGTGTGTAGTTTTTAAAATGGGATGCTTCGGAAATGGATTCCTTGAGCAAAGGTTTGCTGATTCTAGAATGAGCTATTTCAACTAACTggcgtttctccttcatcagctGAATTTCTTTTATTCTGTCTAGTTTGGAGGAAAGAATTGGCAACACAATCAATGGTTGAAAATTTGAATGAAAAGAAATCTGCCATGAGAAGTCCTTCTGCACTAACAACTCGGCCAGACACTCTGCTAACTTGTGTTGTTTCTTCTTTTGCCAAATATGTCCAATCCCATTGAACTCTGCACATGATCAACCATAAAATTGATCAAAAAGAAAACAATCCTACAACAAAATCTAGTTAGTTCAATTAGTAATTCAACTATTTTCTAAGGATAACATAGAGTTACTAACATTAAATCAGATGCCTGAAGATAAAAGATAATCTGTTGCTAAGAAagctttgtttatattttaacttGTATGGTATATACCTTTGGCCAGAATTTTCCATATAGAATAGTTGATCCTTGAAAAAGCAGCAAATTGATGAACTTTACTCGCATGAAAAAAGGCCGGAAAACAATTTCATTAGAAAATCCATGTGCTTAGTAAtgtaaacaaaaaaacaaaagaatgcTGCTGCCCGGGGGAGTACCGGGTTGCTTTGCCTCATCCAGTGGACCACTttctagatctgttttctgtctGAACACAAcactctcttcctcctcctctcccttctcatcataatcatcatcaatttCATATCCTTCGTCTGGAAGCACTGCGTCAACCAAATTATAATAAAGGTAAACAATTATGCCAATGTTGGAAAATTGAATGTAGAAATGGGGAAATAGGACTGTACAATAATACATAAGGTTCTTCACTGCTCCCATTGAGGGGGTTTGGCTCCGAAAAACAAGAGGCATGTTGGCAAGAAGTTGAAGACATGTCAACCCATCCATATCCTTGTGTTGAGCCAAATTTCCATCCAATTTCAATAACCAAATAGCAACATCtgcaccataaagtgacactctTCGTTTTATTATAGTATAGAGATACATTAAGTTATGAATATGCCAAACTTATAGAGTGATAGATATTATGGAATGGACAAATTACTATACTATATATCATACTTATTAACATAAGCATACTATTCAATGACAACCATGAAATTAGGGAGAGACCTACCAAAGAATTGACCAAGAATGCAAGCGTGAAGAATGGAACATCTATCAAATCTTACAAAATGACTTCTTATGTCACCAACCACATGTTTTGCCATATACTTGAGCATCTTCAGCTTTCCAAGCTTAGCAGCCCTGAACAGAGGGGATTCACCAGAATCATTTCTTACCTCTACAAGGGGCTCATATGGTTCTTCTTGCTGCAGCTCCTTCTCCAACTTGAACACAACACCAGCCATTTCGACCGTTGTGCAAAAGATAATCTCATGCAGAAGGGTGTTATTGACGCAATTCCCCATTCTCATCGCGCGCCACCTTTCTTGTCGAGGAAGCATCTCCAGAAGTTCCTGCAAGAGATTTGGACTATTGGAGTGAGTCGCAATGTGGATGGCAGTGTTCCCAAATAAGTCAAGCGGTTCAAGTAATCGCATCCTATCTTCTTCAAAGATTTTCTTGAATTCCCTCCAGTTTTCCCTCCTAGCAGCCCTTTGAGCACTTATCATTTTCTCATCAAACATAGAGATTTGTTCTTTTATTGATTCTCTCACACTCTCAGCCATTTCCCCCTTTGATTCTCTCTTTTTCTCACAGCAATATATGCACTCTATATCTACTCATGCATGTGCGGATTAATTAGCTAGCTAGTGATTAATAATGTTTTTCGTGGGATTAAGAAGCTCTCATTaatcatgaatgttaaaataacATAGAAGTCTGTGTCCTTTGGTTTAGCACCAATTCTTGATTAGTATGACAAGGAAAGTTTAATGCCGAGTTTAAAGCATCTAATCACTAAAAGCAACCTCTTTCTTCCTGTTTTAAACCGTGGCCATTATTCTTTGCTTACACAGATACGAGATAACAGATGTAAAACAATTTACCTCCCTGCTACAAACCTCTTACATATTATAAACTGTTACCTGCACTCTTTTGTATGTTAGAAGCTATTGCAATTAACCCTTAAAAATTATATGAACAATACTTCAATCATCACATGTTTAATTTGTGTCTCGAATCATTGAATTTTTGGAATAATTTCGTATTATTCCAATTCACACTTCCATGCACACAAGGACACCAACTACACAACCAATAATCATAacagaaaactaactaaataactaacttaGCTAAGCATCTAATTTAACAGAGACCCAATAAGTTGGTGAGTGCAAGATTTCATTTTGACGAATACCGATAATTCATCTCATCAAAATAATAGACTCCAAGAGATCAAACTTTAACTTTCAATGAGGGTTCAACTCCATAGAAATTGAGCAGCACAAGCTATTTCCTCAGCTTCATACACTTAAATACCTTCGAGAAGAAAACGATAGAGATTTATGTGCTGCGAAATGTGGCGTTGAACGGGGTGGCTGCGAACATGTGGCAGGAAGTTTCGGCGGCGGAACTGGGTAAAGGTGACGGTTTTGGCCGGAGACCGGTAATTAACAGCGGTTAATGgtgatttataattttatatatcaacttatttttgtatataaattcccataaaattaaagtaactcattttaattttaataaagttGAATACTAATATCTGACCCCCACAACAGTAACAAACTAACAATACAATATTACAAtctttttatttacttaaaaagtttaattttaatacatcgtgaatataaaaaaaaaaatatttttatattaattatataaatattttatattaattaatatataaaaaataaattctattcGAAAACGTACCCATGCATTTTTTATATTACTATTATATTTGGTAAAAAGTagtattagaatttaaaaaaaaatcaaaattattatttgttaGTTTGTTGTCATTTAACATCCTCTCATGGTGTCACATAAAATTATATTgtgaaataaaatttattatggtctatattaataattttaacatatttaGTCTCTCTTTTTAGTTATCTTTTATTAGTGATTTTTACTGTTAATTCTTTTAATAGATTTCTCCTTTTTAATGTCTTGAAGCTAATAAAAACAAAGTTATATGAATGGTAGaaattattttagatatgaaaaaaaaatggtaTTCTTGTTAAATATAAATGTTTGgaatattttatagaaatgtggaTGTTCAAAAAATACTAACACAACACACATGGTGTATGTTATTTTTTGCAGAATTTCGAGGCAACTTTATCAGAAATTCTTCACGTGTCATCTTCTGATACAACACGCACCCTGCATGTTACTTTACCAAGAATTTTTCGCAGAATTTCGAGATAACTTTATCAGAAATTTCTAGCAGAGATTCGTCAAGTAACAGTTTCAGAACAACACGCACCTACATGTTACTTTAACAAGGATTCTTCACAAAGTTTCAAGACAACTTTATCAAAAATTTCCAGCAGAAATTCACCATGTGGCAGCTCTAGGACAACACGCACCTCGCGGGTTACTTTAGCATGAATTATTCGTAGAGTTTTGAAGCAactttatcaaaaaattttaacagAAATTCACCACGTGGCAGCTCTAGAACAACACGCATCCTGCGTATTACCTTTTACAGATATTCGGTGCACGTTTTCGAGGCGCCTTGATCACTGTCTTCAAGTACGAAAATGCCACGTGGCATCACCCGAACAATACGCATTTTACATATTGACAATTTTTAGTCAATATCTCCATACAAGAGACAAAGTTTACTTCGAAAAGTGACTCTATTAATGGGGAAAATTCTAAGGTGCTGAAGGAAAGATTCTTCAACACCTGCGATTTGCACGTGTCATGGCTAGGTGCATTCTGCGTGGCTCACTAGGAGCAGGTATGAGCAGGTACGGTCCCCCGAATGACAGGTGATGAAAGCGACAGTGGACATTGATTAGTTGTTCTAATTGAGgtgatcaaaattttaattaagtgTTGGAGTAGTGGGCTGCAGGCAGGGTGTTAAATGGGTCGGTGTGGATCCAAATTTTTTGTTTGATGGGCTTTGGATGGTAACCTTTAGTATTATGAACGGATTGAGGTAGTTTGATTTTAAtgatgagtatatatatatatatttttgggtGTTGATGTTGAGGTTTGAGTTGGAGTTGAAGAAAGTTGCCTGGACTAATAGTAGTTGGCTGAACAGGGCAGTTGGGCTATGTTAAGGAAGTGGGTATGGGATACTAtggagatgaaaaaaaaaagttatgatgGAAAGAATGAAGAATTGTTTGTCCGTgacattgtaaaaaaaaaaaaaaaaagaaggaatttGTGTCTGTCCTGAATGTTGCTAATTTCATGTGTTATGAGTTATACGTATAACTTGTGGAATTTGTTAGATAGTTTATATAGTTTTCTTGTATAATTATTCCTTTAGTAAAATGTTTTATGATGAAAATATAATCTAGTATACGACCGGGAATGCGAACTCGAAGAAGAAATGGGGACCGAACGTCACCGGACGAGACGGGCACGACGCGAAACTCTGACTGAAGATGCGACGAAGAAGGGCAAACACACCATGGCTACAACGCGCCTGACGAGACAAGGACACCGGAGCCCGAGCCACAACTCGGAGTTGCGATCGGTGACGTTCAAGAGACTTCGATCACCACCGAAGCTACATATGCAGAGCGCTGGCGCACTATAACCTCGACAAGAGCTACGGCTAGGGTTTCAATTTTGTTAGAACTTTCATTAGCTTCAGACAGAACGGTCGGGGACACTTCACAGGTGACGGAGAAGTGGGGTAAAGCTCATGGGTTGGgccattttcttttttgttcctCTGGGTATTATATTTTTCCCAGGCCCATCAATTTTTTCATCTAACTGAGGCCTgatacttaacaaaaaaaaaaacccaattaCACTACATTAGATTTAATCTCCAATTAACTACCATACTATTACTTCTAATAAATCTCATTATCAACCTCGATTCCCGCACTATTACTGATTGTGGGACCTTCTACTGTACCAGATGCCTTCCACTGCAACACATGCAAAATCAGTAACTGTGTCAGCGGGACACGTGTTTCCACCACCTTGAGACAAGCAACACCCACATCTACTGAAAAATCTTTCTTTCAACACACTAGCACCTTCCTATTAATGGCATCGAGTGCATAAAATGGGAGGTAGGGGTGCTTCATTTTGCTCACCATGGCTTCATTCTATATATGGACAAGATAGGGTTTGTAATTTAGTTAAAAGTGAGTAAATTAGTTTTAATTGAGAGTGAAATTATTATGTTCAAACTGGTACGTGATTATATATttgtaaaatattatattatcaattatttggAGAATActaattatgtaagtttattatttttaattaatttgttagtatttagtatttagttaatattaatttagtaatttattaCTGTTTATTTGATTTATATAGTTTAGTTgtattgttatttttgttaatataaataaataatataattaataaaaattatttattttttgaaaataattttattttacctttttattataatataatgttttatatttttgttaaatattaaaattaataaataatgtgCATATAATATTTctgttaattattataatatgatgttttatatttttgttataatataatattatttttttattttttgttataatattattatgttatataaatatgaataattaaaaatttgaattttctataattattatttattttattttctgttataatattattattttattctaattggcATAGACAACAAATTTTCATTGCTATGGTGTCAGCCTAAAACGCAAACTTGcgttttactcttttttttatggataaattatacaaacgcaacctgcgttttagttttttgaaatttttcaaatttttttatttcgtttCAGCCCAAACGCAGCCTGCGTTTAGTGGGGGgcaatattctatttttttttgaaataacaaaacgcaggttgcgttttttgttttgtgtcaactttttttttaataaacaaaatgcaGGTTGCGTTTTTTAAAATGTCAGATTTTGTCTTCGAAAGTTTAAAACGCAAGTTgcattttgtttaaaaaaaatattttaattaagggTCCTGCCTATGAATACGAAGCAGGATTCATTCGAATGCCTCACTCCACTTCTACTCctcttattcttctttcttgCACATATgtagggctggcaatgggtagggtagggtagggtttggacgctaccctaaccctacccgcgggttgaaaacttttttaaaattctacccTACCTTAGCCGCGGGTTGAGAATCAACCCTAACACTATCCGtaccctaaaattctaaaccctaccctacccgaccCTACtcgcagaaaaataaaaaaatttgaagcaaatataaaatttaacaattccaaatttcatacatattaataaaatagaaaataaaaaactaagtttaaattaaaattaaaaataataaaatcttaaagaaatctaacataaaattacaaataatatgatcatcaactaGTTTAGtagttatttcaaatttttataagagaaagattGTGGGTTCAACACTCACTTTCTTCATTAGATAtataacttttacatatatattatataatatattaagagTGCGGATAGAGTAGGGTAGGGTATACCCTAAACctgtaccctaccctacctgaACGGATTGGTCCGGGTTGGATACCTGTGGGTTAGGTATAGATTGCCAACGCTACACATATGTCatagttctaaatttttttgtcagTTAGTTGTGTCAAAAAAGTCGAGTTAGGTGAAGTTGAAGTTATGGAAGGTATTACCAACTTGTGAATGTATTATAACAGTGAGATTATATCAAACACACACGAaggagtgacttttgtttgtgaatgtccattgtcatttgctattccatgcaccatgagttttgtagagttgcAAAATGGTCTTTGTGATAACATACAGAGTCACATTTCGAAAAGGGTGAGCAAAATTTTATATAGAAATCCtgtacaagtatttggtgggctGATATAGTTTTAAATAATGCCCATCACTGACGAAGCAAGTATGCAGCTGATGTTctatatttatcaacaaacccgatTTCACGTGCCGATGGTAAAGCTGTACGTTGAGTTCGAACAGCATTCCGGGCTGGACGTAGTTGGCGAGGAGATCAATGTTGACGAGCTCAGGGATATAGATTGGAAAGAAGATAACAACGACAACGAAGGGGAGTTCGAAGCCAACAATGAAGTCGATGACGAAAACGATGACGGAGACTTGGCAGGCAATCGGCGGTGCAAAATGAAGCGGATGTGATTGTAAGCCGGCAACCCTTTGGTGTTCCGTCATTTTTGCAGACTCTGGATCTCGAAGCCATCCATTCTCCGGAATTTTCGGAGTATGCGAAAATGGATATGTTATGATTGTTAATTCAAGTAACCACTAGTGTGTATTTTATTTGCCTTGTCTAACTGATGGTGGTGCGCATGTCGTAGGTGAAGGCAACGTTGCGGCGAAAGATGGTGAATTTAGTGTCGGAATAGAATTTAGCTCTAGAGAGTCAgtgatatctgcaatcaaaagctacatatctctagaggagttgattacactgtgtatgagtTTGAGCCGCAAACATTTTATGCGAAATGCAAGAGTTATGGTGCTGGGTGCAATTGGCTTATCCGAGTTAGCTTGATTCGAAAGAAAGTTTGTTGGGACCCACCTAAACAAAATtagaacaacaataacaataacaataacaataacaataacaataacaataattataataacAGTTAAAAAGAATACCTTCACGCAAGTGAAACCCCAACATCGACGAGCTGATCGCGAGGAATAGGCACCAGAAACGACATACGATCCCACGCTCAAACAAAAAGTAGTATAAGTGGCGCATCCATCTCTTTACAGCTGAATCATGATGCACGACACAACGATCTGTATAAATGTATCAGACTGGCTGTCCCCAACTGTATATTGAAATCGGTGGAAATCCCGAAGTAGAGGCCGAAATTTCGAATTCAATGAAGTGGTTGACTTATCCGGAAACACAATCGTTCCGAGCACACAGAAAATGCGAGTCCGTATGTACCGCTCAACAGACTCGTGTGTGTCACACAGCTCGGTGTCTCTGCACCGCGGACCCATGCAATATTAACCTTACCCAAGACGTGATCTTGCGGACCGGGCTCCCGACCGAAACACGCGATGCAGTTCTCTGCCAAAAATTGGTGACTGCTGTCTGATCTACCCGTAATGAGCTCCCCATTAACCGAGAGGTCAAGAATATATGTCACATCTTCCAGCGTCACTGACTGGAAGATGAAATGTGTGAGTTTTCGGCCTCCATCATTCCACCAAGGCACTCAGGATTATAGAATGACCTCTCATTTCGCCTACTCGCGAAACGTGTTAAAACTCATTAAATGCTAGTGACGTTGCAACTACCTTGTTAAAGATATCTGGCAGATCTAGTTTTTTGGACAATAAATTCCTGATAatctacaaaaaataataataataataataataataataataataataataacaatataataataataacaacaacaatgcaaatgatgatgatgatgatgatgatgatgatgatgatgatgatgatgatgatgatgatgatgatgatgatgatgatgatgatgatgatgatgatgatgatgatgatgatgatgataaaattattaaacactcttctttattttaattaattatatagtatTGTTATTATCAAAAcagttaataataaattattaagaattaataaaaaattgttaaacagtattttttattttaatttgttacacAAAATTGTTAatcacataaaaattaataataaattatcaaaaaataataaaaattattaaaaataatataaaaattattaaacagtattatttcttattagaaaataaaactaataatttattattattagtctcCTTTACAGTATTTTACAAAATTAACAATATACTAatcatcataatttttttttttcgagatTTAATCTTAAtagtaataacaataacaatgtcactaataataacaataataacaataatagcaacaataacagtaataataataacagtaataataacaataataataaaaataacaataaaattactAGTTAAAACACAAATACATAGaatacaaataaatatatttatttattaatcttagaattaaaaaaaattacttacccATTAAGGCTGATCCAGATATTTAATAATATGTTCTTTCGATTTGATAAAGTCACGAACTATTTTTTCTTTCTCCCTCAAACCCTAACCCACCGTATACTTCTTCTTCTCCCACACTTGCTTATTCGGTAACGTTTTTCGCTCTTGCTTCTTCACTCTTGTTTTCACTCATGCTTCTTCCTACCTGCGTTTTGGCTTTTATTAAACTGGTTTTACCACTCTCCGCAACACGTGTTGCGCATGCAGCTAAGAACGTTGCCAATCGCAACTTGCGACTTGTCCTGCAACCCTGACAAACGCAACCTACGTTTTGGCGAACCCAATGCTGGTGAACAACTACTCATGTCTACATGCAGGGAACAACATGACACGTTTTGAAACCTGGTTGCCCTGTCCTGCCAATCGCAGGCTGCGTCTTGCAGCATGTTTCATTTTCTTGGTCTTCGTCCCACCCAAAACACAAGTTACGTTTTATAATTTTTGACAGTAGCAGCTCTACATTTGTGCATAATCCGGgctaaaatttttagatatggTTAATTTTAGTGTGAAATACAATAATATTtgatcattttaatattttacactgttatgataatagtataaaatattactgacgttttgtaaaaaaatatttttttaattataaaaatca
Coding sequences:
- the LOC112737098 gene encoding protein GAMETE CELL DEFECTIVE 1, mitochondrial, with the protein product MQAFRRIATSISLSKPKQLKAPSFTVAAKPYLKISDQVPATRFWSSGRNSGNGEDEWNEAWESAWLPEDLTPKSRAPWETDVNFGSPSTSLPESSSTAISAGVAVAETEAHADAETKAFVEEMNENWEVRRKKGSKEKEKVQNGAVYSVENMKKDYRLRKQRVHAGLWVKEIEKLEEAKLGDSNGSGGGGDDIQRLLDSCSDIFDSGNNDLNNTEVPTSEFKNMPDGWETISKSQDGNIWEMSQREEDILLQEFERRIAYSKFQIASFIKTHIFSRRRPIDGWKYMIEVVGPNAKKGKGSVSRVPSLADPSTQPFKEKTLVDKSYIPLERR
- the LOC112732593 gene encoding uncharacterized protein, with the protein product MAESVRESIKEQISMFDEKMISAQRAARRENWREFKKIFEEDRMRLLEPLDLFGNTAIHIATHSNSPNLLQELLEMLPRQERWRAMRMGNCVNNTLLHEIIFCTTVEMAGVVFKLEKELQQEEPYEPLVEVRNDSGESPLFRAAKLGKLKMLKYMAKHVVGDIRSHFVRFDRCSILHACILGQFFDVAIWLLKLDGNLAQHKDMDGLTCLQLLANMPLVFRSQTPSMGAVKNLMYYLLPDEGYEIDDDYDEKGEEEEESVVFRQKTDLESGPLDEAKQPVHQFAAFSRINYSIWKILAKEFNGIGHIWQKKKQHKLAECLAELLVQKDFSWQISFHSNFQPLIVLPILSSKLDRIKEIQLMKEKRQLVEIAHSRISKPLLKESISEASHFKNYTPLLMAAGSGIVEIVEKIIDMNPEAISHVSQDEHNVLHMAVKHRQLKIFNLIKRNSAFKSLIHRITGEGRTLLHQVARMEFYKEQRLPGVAFQLQDELRWYERVRRIVPPHYLMHCDKDGLTAKDVLEMEHQDMHKEAKSWIKETAQSCSTVAVLVATVVFAAAYTIPGGSQNGTPVFFGSRVFLFFTITDVVALVSSLASVVMFLSILTSPFELWDFYKSLPRKLSLGFALLFFSLVCTMLAFSATVLLTIRLDNKEWTSILFYCAGFLPVAIFAWMQFPLYKTLQKLVRRLCNGVKQLVPTTLINCFKRHKRY